The proteins below come from a single Corylus avellana chromosome ca3, CavTom2PMs-1.0 genomic window:
- the LOC132174660 gene encoding rust resistance kinase Lr10-like: protein MYDAVEEFLQSHNNLMPIRYSYFEIRKMTKNFKDKLGEGGYGTVFKGTLRSGRLVAIKMLGRSKTNGQDFINEVATIGKIHHVNVVQLIGFCVEGSKRALVYEFMPNGSLNKYVFPSEESTFLSYDQMFNIALGVAHGIEYLHQGCAMQILHFDIKPHNILLDENFAPKVSDFGLAKLYQVDDSIVSLTAARGTLGYMAPELFYKNIGGISYKADVYSFGMLLMEMAGRRRNVNAFADHSSQIYFPTWVYDQLHDRKDIEMEDVTKEEKKIVKKMTMVALWCIQMKPSNRPSMNRVIEMLEEEVESLQMPSKPFLSSIESPMRDAGEDSNQTYSSIQSEESSQTTQF from the coding sequence ATGTATGATGCTGTTGAAGAATTCTTGCAAAGTCACAATAACCTCATGCCAATAAGGTACTCTTATTTTGAAATTAGGAAGATGACCAAAAATTTCAAGGACAAACTAGGCGAAGGAGGTTATGGCACTGTATTTAAAGGAACACTTCGAAGTGGCCGACTCGTAGCTATAAAGATGTTGGGTAGGTCCAAAACTAATGGACAAGATTTTATCAATGAAGTTGCAACTATTGGAAAGATTCACCATGTTAATGTAGTGCAACTCATTGGTTTTTGTGTTGAAGGATCAAAGCGTGCTCTAGTATATGAGTTCATGCCTAATGGCTCCCTGAATAAATACGTATTTCCCTCAGAAGAAAGTACCTTCCTAAGCTATGACCAAATGTTTAATATAGCTCTAGGAGTGGCTCATGGAATTGAATATCTACATCAAGGATGTGCCATGCAGATTTTGCACTTTGATATCAAGCCTCACAACATTCTTCTTGATGAGAATTTTGCTCCCAAGGTTTCTGACTTTGGCTTGGCAAAGCTATATCAAGTAGATGATAGCATTGTCTCTTTGACTGCTGCAAGAGGGACGTTAGGATACATGGCTCCTGAGTTATTCTACAAAAACATTGGAGGCATTTCATACAAAgctgatgtttatagttttggaatGTTATTGATGGAAATGGCGGGTAGAAGAAGGAATGTGAATGCATTTGCAGACCATTCAAGCCAAATTTATTTTCCTACTTGGGTGTATGACCAATTGCACGACAGAAAGGACATAGAAATGGAAGATGTTaccaaagaggaaaagaaaatagttaagAAGATGACCATGGTTGCCTTATGGTGTATACAGATGAAGCCTAGTAATCGCCCTTCAATGAATAGGGTCATAGAAATGcttgaagaagaagttgaaagcTTACAAATGCCTTCCAAGCCTTTCTTATCATCAATAGAGAGCCCCATGAGGGATGCTGGAGAGGATTCAAATCAAACTTACTCATCAATTCAATCAGAAGAATCAAGTCAAACAACTCAGttttaa